The stretch of DNA AAGATGAAGACGCCAAAGCCGCTGCCGTCCCGACCACCAAAGCCGCGCCGAAGAAGGCCGTAGAAATAGAAGCCATGCTGCCCAAATCCTTGCAGGTCACGTCCATTGAACCCGTCTGAGCCGCCCCGCAAAGCTAGCCCCGACGCCCTGACCGTCGCCAGTTTCGTGCTGCTGGGGCTGGTGGCGGTGGCGCTGCTGCTGCCGCTGTTGGGTGGCCCCACGCCCAGTCCTTATCTGGTGATCGTGCTGCTGATCGGACGCTTGGGCGTGCAGTTCCTCCGCTCGCGCCGTGACCCGAATCTGCGCCGCCCGGCAAGCTGGGCTTTCGACGTTATCCTGATCGGGCTGCTGTTTTATGTGGCGTCGAATCAGCCGGGGGGCTAAACAACGTGCCTAAACACGCCTTCCCGTGCTGGCCCCCGCCGCGCTACTATGCCCCTATGACCGTAACCGGTGCGTGGTGGTGGCCCAGCTCTGCTTGGGCTTAAGCTGCGCTGTCCTTTTTTGCCGACTGCAACGCGCCCAAGTGGAGATCAATCCACTGGGCGCGTTTTCTTTTGATTCCCGATCTCAATCCCAAGGAGCCCTATGACTGCACCTTCCGTCTCTGCCCCACGCACCGCCCTGAACGTGGCCGTGCGCGAACTGAATGCCGATTTGGACACCCCCGTGACCGCGTACCTGAAGGTGGCGCAGGGCGAACGCGTCAGCTTTTTGCTGGAAAGTGTGGAGGCGGGCGAGAAATTGGGCCGCTACTCCTTTATTGGCGTGGGCGAAAGCGGGCGCTTTGAATACCATGCCGGACAGGTGAAGAGTACGGGCGCATTTGGCGACTACGAGGGCGCGGAGGCCGACCCACTGGCCCGCCTGTACAACTCGGTGACCCGGCCTGTAGCAATTCCCGCTGGACTGCCCGCCCTGATCGGCGGCGCGGTGGGCTACGCGTCCTACGACATTGTTCGCGCCTACGAACGCCTGCCCGACACCAACCCCGACGAACTCCACGTGCCCGACGCCCTGTTTATCGCGCCACGCGGCATGGTGATTTATGACCACTTGCGCCACCGGTTGTTGGCGGTGGCGACTGCTGAGGCTCAGGAGGACGCCGAAGCGCAGGCCGACGCCCTTTCGGTCAAGTTGCGCGGCCCCATGCCCGCAGAAATTCCCGGCACCGAACCTACCCAAGCGCCGCAATTTTCCAGCAACTTCACGCCGCAGGGCTACATGGACGCCGTGGAGCAGGCGTTGGAATACATCCGGGCCGGAGACATCTTTCAGGTGGTGCCCTCGCAGCGGTTTAGCGCCGACCTGACGGTGCATCCATTCGCGCTGTACCGTGCCCTGCGCCGCGTGAATCCCAGCCCCTATCTGGGTTATCTGGCACTGGGAGACGTGACGCTCGTTGCCAGCAGCCCCGAAAGCCTGCTCAGAAGTGACGGCCAGACCATCATCACCCGGCCCATTGCGGGCACGCGAGTCCGCGGCCAAACCGACGAGCAAGACGCCGCACTGGCCGACGAGCTGTTGGCCGACGAGAAGGAACGCGCCGAACATCTGATGCTGGTGGACTTGGGCCGCAACGACATAGGCCGGGTCAGCAACTACGGCACGGTGCGCGTGCAGGACGCCTTTTCTATCGAGAAATACAGCCACGTGATGCACATCGTGTCTACGGTGACGGGCCAGTTGCGCGAGGGCCAGACGCCGCTGAATGCCCTTGCCAGCGTGCTGCCGATGGGTACGGTGTCGGGCGCACCCAAAATCCGGGCCATGCAGATCATCGACGAACTCGAACCGACCCGACGTGGGCCTTATGGCGGCAGCTTCGGCTACATCGCCTTCGACGGTAGTTTGGATATGGCCCTGACTCTCCGGACGATGGTCATTGCGGGTGGCAAAGTGCATATTCAGGCCGGAGCCGGAATCGTGGCCGACAGCGACCCCGCCAGCGAGGAGCAGGAAACGCGCAGTAAAGCGGCGGCGCTGATGCGGGCGGTGGAGATGGCGGCGGGGGGGCTGTGAATGGGTTGCCCCTGACCGTTTGTAATTGACCTCAGCGCCCACAAGTCTCGTCGCCCACAGGCTTAGACCGCTTCTGCATCACGCTTTACTCCTCTAGCCTTCCCTCTCAGGAGACCCCACTGTGACTTCTTCTCTCCCCGCCATCCGTGTCCTGCTGATCGACAACTACGATTCTTTTACCTATAACCTCGTGCAGTATTTTGGAGAACTGGGCTGCCACCTGACCGTGTGGCGCAACGATGAATTTACGCTGGAGCAGGTGCGCTCTCTGAATCCGGATGCCATCGTGGTGTCGCCGGGGCCATGTACGCCGCTGGAAGCAGGTCTGAGCGTGAACGTGATCCGCGAGTTGGGGCCAAGCGTGCCGATGCTGGGCGTGTGCCTGGGTCATCAGAGCATTGGCGAGGCGTTTGGGGCGACGGTGGGGCGGGCCATCTTGCCTGTGCATGGCAAAACCAGCCCCGTGCAGCATGACGGTTCGGGCCTGTTCGCGGGGCTGGAAAACGGCGTGACCGTGACCCGGTATCACTCGCTGGTGGTGCGCGATTTGCCGCCCGAATTGGTAGCGACGGCGTGGACAGAAGACCCTGAGGAGCAGATCGTGATGGCGCTGCGTCACCGCGATTATCCGGTGTACGGCGTGCAATTCCACCCCGAAAGCATTGCTACGGAAGGCGGCATGGCGATGCTGGGTAACTTTTTGGATGTGGTGCGGGAACACCGAGCGGCTAAGGTGGGGGCATGATCTCGGATTTCAGGGGAGCCTGCATCCCCACTCCATCGGAGTTTTTATGATTCATACCCGCCTGATGAACAGCGAGCAACTGACCCAGGAAGAAGCGGCGGGCTTTATGCGCGAGGTGATGGCGGGCGACGTGAGCGGCGTGCGCTTGGCGGCGGCGTTGGCGGCCCTGCGCGTGCGGGGCGAAACGCCTGCCGAGATTGCCGGGTTCGCGCAGGCCATGCGGGAAAGTGCCGTGCGCGTGAACGTGACCCCGCGTGAAGTCCTGCTGGATGTGGTGGGCACGGGCGGCGACGGGGCACACACCTTCAATATCAGCACCACGACGGCCTTTGTGGTGGCTGGGGCAGGCGTACCCGTCGCCAAGCACGGCAACCGCGCCGCCAGCAGCCGCGCCGGAAGTGCCGATGTGCTGGAATCGCTGGGCGTGAATCTGGACGCCGGGCCAGACCTGATTGCCGAGGCCGTGAATACGCTGGGCGTGGGCTTCATGTTTGCCCGCAATTACCACCCGGCCCTGCGCCACGCCGCGCCCGTCCGGGCTGATCTGGCGGCCCGCACGGTGTTCAACATTCTGGGGCCGCTCTCCAACCCCGCCGGAGCCACGCATCTGGTGGTGGGCGTATACAGTCCGGCCCTCACACGCCCGATGGCCGAAGTGTTGCGGCTTCTCGGAACAAAGGGCGCGATGATCGTCAACGGCAGTGGGCTGGATGAATTCACGGTCAGCGGCCCCAATACCCTGACCACGCTGCACGGCGGCGAACTGACCGATTCGGTGCTGCATCCCGAAGAGGTAGGCGTGAGCCTGCACCCTAAAGAGGCGATTGTGGGTGGCAATCCCGCCGAGAATGCCGAAATTACCCGCGCCCTGCTGACGGGCGGCGGAACCCCGGCCCAACGCGACATCGTGGCCCTGAATTCGGGAGCGGCCCTGTGCGTGGCCGGGCGCGTAGGCAGCATTCGCGAAGGCGTGGTGCAGGCGCGGGCAGTGATGGCAGGCGGGCAAGCGTGGGAGTTGTTGCAGCGGTACGCGGCGTTGACGCGCAGGGAAGCGCTGGCCTAGAGCTGTCTCAGACTGCGGCTCGGCAGGCCCGGTCTACCCGCCCCAAAAGCGTGGGCATTCGGTAAGGCCCGGCCATCTGGCGCAGATGCTCCGCTGCGTCCAGCACATCTATTCCGGCGGCGGTGACATAGAGGGGCCGAAGGGCCGACCCACGCTGCACGGCCTGTGCATGGGCCGACCCCCGAAAAGCCGTTTTAGCCACCCCGATCACCGGAACCGCCCCGCCCAACGCCTGAAACAGGTGCCAGCCCAGGCCGGGGCTTCCCTCAGCGTCCAGCGTCACGTACCCGTCTATGACAATTGCGGCCAGTTCCGGGGCCAACGGCTCCAGCACAGGCAGCAGGCAGGGCAATTCCCGCTTATAAAACGCCCCCGGTTCGTAGGGCGCGGCCAGTGGGACAGTATGCAGCCGGAGTTCTGTTTCTAGCTCATCACTCCAATGTTGGAACAGCAACGCGGCGGTGCGGGCGCTGCCATCTTCGCGGTAATCCACGTCCACACAGGCCAGTAATCTCATACGAATTCCGTCCAATTCCCGGCCACTCAGTACCCCACCGGGTAGCCGTCCATTTCCCAGAGTCCGTATTCGTTCCCGCTCGCTTTGCTTGAACTGAAGCCCAAGAAACGGGCTTCAATCAGAACTCTTCTCACTTCGGCGGCAGCATCAGCTTGCCTTCCAGCGGGGTACTCAGCACGATGCTGGTATCGCAGGTAAAGCCCATCTGAATCAGTTCTCCCAGCATGGTTTCCAGTGCGCCCACATCAGGCACAGCCACCTTCAGGATGCAGGAATTGTCGCCCGTGACCGAGTGGCATTCCAGCACGCTGTCGCTGCGGGTGGCCCAGCGCACCAGCGTGGGATCGTTGCGCCCGCTGTCCTGCACGCCAATAAAGGCCGTAATAGTGCGGCCCAGCGGCTTGGGGGCCACGCGGATGCCGTAGCCGAGGATGATTTCGGCGTCCTCGAGGCGGCGCACCCGCTCGGTCACGGCAGGGGCGCTGAGGCCCACGCGCCTGCCCAGTTCGCGCATAGACAGGCGGGAGTCGGTTTGCAGTTCTCCCAAAATGCGGTGGTCAAGAGGATCGAGCGACCCGCCGGAATGCTTCATATTCTTAGCCTAGCACCCCTTATTGGCATTTGAAAAGCGGAGCATGGCGTTTGAGAGTTTTATATGCGGCTTACCCGCTGCTCTGCCCGGTGTCCGTGCCTTCCAAGTTGGGCGGTGGTAGGCAAGAATGAAGGTCGATCAGATCACGTTTTCCTTCTCCCAGACACCCGGAGGCGTCCATGCCCAGTCCCCACACCCTGCACCCCCAAGCCACCACCCGCAGCCAGATGATGCTGCCCCGCAACCACCGCGCTCCCAAATGGGCCGACGTGCCCGACGAGCAGTGGTACGACTGGAAATGGCAACTGAAGAACCGCATCAACACAGTGGCCGAGCTGGAAGAAGTGATCCGCCTGACTGAGTCCGAGCGCATCGGGGCCAGCGCGGAAGGCATTTTCCGGCTGGACATCACGCCCTATTTTGCCAGCCTGATGGACGCCGAAGACCCGACCTGCCCGGTGCGGCGTCAGGTCATCCCGACCCACCACGAGTTGGAACCGTTCATGTCGATGATGGAAGACAGCCTCGCGGAAGACAAGCATTCGCCGGTGCCGGGGCTGGTTCACCGCTACCCAGACCGCGTGCTGATGCTGGTGACGACGCAGTGCGCCTCCTATTGCCGCTACTGCACCCGCAGCCGGATCGTGGGCGACCCCACCGAAACGTTTAACCCTGCCGAGTACGAGGCGCAACTGAACTACCTGCGGAACACGCCCCAGGTGCGCGACGTGCTGCTGTCGGGCGGCGATCCGCTGACGCTGGCCCCCAAAGTGCTGGGCCGCCTGCTGGCCGAACTCCGCAAGATCGAGCACATCGAAATTATCCGGATTGGCACCCGCGTGCCCGTGTTCATGCCCATGCGCGTGACTCAGGAACTCTGCGACGTGCTGAGTGAAAATCACCCGGTCTGGATGAACATTCATGTGAACCATCCCCGTGAAATTACGCCGGAAGTGGCCGATGCCTGTGACCGCCTCACGCGGGCAGGCGTGCCGCTGGGCAACCAGAGCGTGCTGCTGCGCGGCGTGAACGACCATGCGGTCATCATGCAAAAGCTGCTGCGCGAACTGGTGAAAATCCGGGTGCGGCCCTACTACATCTACCAGTGTGACCTCGTTCACGGCGCGGGCCACCTGCGAACCACCGTCAGCAAGGGGCTGGAAATCATGGAAAGCCTGCGCGGGCATACCAGCGGTTACAGCATTCCGACCTACGTGGTAGACGCACCCGGCGGCGGCGGCAAGATTCCAGTGGCCCCCAATTACGTGCTGAGCCACAGCCCCGACAAGCTGATTTTGCGGAACTTTGAGGGCTACATTGCCGCCTACAGCGAGCCGAACGACTACACCGGGCCGGATATGGCTGTGCCCCCGGAATGGCAGCGCAAGGAACCCGGCCAGAGTGGGATTTACGGCCTAATGGAAGGCGAGCGCATCTCGATTGAACCCAAAGAATTTGCCGAAAGCCGCCACCGCCCCGGCTCCACGCAGCACCGTCTGAACAGCCGCGAAGACAAATGGGCCGCGCACGGGATTGGTGTAGAAGTGAGTGTCACGGATACCGCGCCGGACGGGATGATTCAGGTGCCGGTGAGTGGGGACTGAGCGAGAATAGAGGTATGGGAGCTGTCAATATCTTGAATGTCATTGCCCCGTGCCCTCAATGTGAAAACGTAATTAACAGGCGCTTTCAATTCAAGTACAGCGAGTGCGGGCAGCACGAATATCAATTGACCGATCAATTCAAGCGGGGCGGAAACCAGCGAGGCAACTTCCATGGTGGTCTAGTGGTGATTGATTTCTGTCAAGAAGAATGCCCCATCTGTGACTTTGGCGAGGAACTCGCTGTGATCTATGTTCAAGCTGGACGGCTCGTTGGGGTGGGGAACAATGAAGGCTAATTTGACTTTTCCCGCCCCTACGACGTTATTGAGTTGAAACCCGCAGCACTATCTATGTTTAAGAACCCGACAATGGAGCCAAAATCATGACCACCATTCCCCAACCTAAAACCCAACCCCGCCAACCCATCCTCAAAACATCTCTCCCCGGCCCCAAGACCGCCGCCATCATGGAGCGGGACAGCAAGCACCTCTCCACGTCCTACATGCGCCCCTACCCCTTCGTGCCCGATCACGGCGAGGGCGTGTGGCTGACCGATGTGGACGGCAACACCATGCTGGATTTCTTCGCGGGGATTGCTGTAAGCACCACCGGACACGCGCACCCGCATGTGGTAAAGGCCGTGCAGGAGCAGATCACCAAGTTCGCCCATGTATGCCTGACCGACTACCCGCAGGAAATTACGACCAGTTTGGCCGAACGCCTGATCGCGCATGTGGAGAAACCCGGCGAGAAATGGCGTGCCTTCTTCGGGAACAGCGGCGCAGAGGCTGTAGAGGCTGCCGTTAAGTTGGCGCGGAATCACACTGGGCGCACCCACATTATTTCCACGTTGGGCAGCTTTCACGGGCGCACCTACGGCGCAATTACCCTCACGGGCAGCAAAACCAAGTACAAGCGCGGCTTCGGGCCGCTGCTGCCGGGCGTGTCGCATGTGCCGTACCCTAACCCCTTCCGCCCGCCGCTGGGCAGCGACGCTCAGTTTTGCGGCGACGCCGTGCTGGATCACATCAAGCTGCTGTTCACCACCGTGATTCCTGCCGATGAAGTGGCCGCCATCATCATCGAGCCGATGCAGGGCGAGGGCGGCTACATCATTCCGCCAATGGGTTTCCTGAAGAAGCTGCGCGGCCTGTGCGACCAGCACGGCATTCTCCTGATTTTTGACGAGGTGCAGTCGGGCATGGGGCGCACCGGAAAAATGTTCAGCTTTCAGCAGTTTGAGGAATATGGTGGCGTGCAGCCCGACATCATCACGATTGCCAAGGGGATCGCGTCGGGCATGCCCATCAGCGCCATGCTCGCCAAAGAAAGCGTGATGACCTGGCCGGTGGGATCGCACGGCAGCACCTTCGGCGGCAATCCGGTGGCAGCGGCGGCAGCCCACGCCACGCTGGATTTGCTGGAAGGCGTGGTCAAGCACCCCGGCTGCGGTTCCGACCTGATGACCAACGCCGCGCAGGTGGGCGACTACATTCTGAATGAGCTGCGGCAGATGCAGACCGAGTTCCCCTTTTTGGGCGACGTGCGCGGCAAGGGGCTGTTTATCGGTATGGAATTTGTGAAGCCCGATGGATCGCCCGACGGCAAACTGCGCGACGCAGCCAGCATGGCGATGTTCGAGCGCGGCCTGCTGAATCTGGACTGCGGTGAATCGGTGATCCGAATCAGCCCGCCGCTGACCCTGACGCGCGAAGAGGCGGCAACGGGGTTGGAAATTATGCGGGAGGCGCTGAGAGGACTGTAGGACGTGAAACGAGACCTGTAGAACAGGCATGACCACCGGGCGGGGCAGGGCAGAAGGCGGGCGTTTCACCTTCTTCCCTGCCCTGCCCGTGTTACGCTGTGGTCAGAACGGCGTACACTTTTGCCCCCTCAATCATGCCCCCAAAAGGAGGACTGCTCATGACCGCCACCCAGACCGAATCTCCCTCCGCACCCGCATACGGCGACCCGACCCGCACCGGGTACGCTGCCGAGGTGGTGGCGAATGCCTTTCTGGAATTGGCACGGGCAGAGGGCCGCACGCTGACGCAGATGCAGGTCAACAAATTGGTGTTTATCGCGCATGGGTGGGCCTTGGCACTCATGGGCCGCCCGCTGACCTACAACACCTTTCATGCGTGGCAGCGCGGGCCGGTGGCCCCAAGGTTATGGGAGCATTGGCGCACGCTGGGGCGGCAGCCTATCCGTGATGTTCTTCCCGTGTCGGCAGCCGAGCCTCGCCTGGAAGACGACGCAGACGCGTTGAATCTGATCCGGGGCATCTGGGTGACGTATGGGCAGAAAAGCGGTGAGGAATTGTCGAATCTCACGCACCTGCAGGGCACGCCCTGGGCACAGACCTACGGCCTCTCCAACGACCTGATTCCCAACGAGATTACCCGTGAGTATTACGTGGATCTCCTGCGTGGCGCGTGAAAAGAACTGGCGCTGAGGCAGAGCGAACCAGCGGAAGAAGCCACGCTCACCGGAGTAACTCGGGATGACTTCGGAGCCGACCAGTACCCAAACATCTGGCACGCCCACCCCGACAGTTCCCCCAACCCTGGTGCAAACGCTGCAAGGAGGCCTGAACCGCGAAGAACAGCGCACCCAGCAACAGCGGCAACTGGATCTGGCCCGCCGCACCGAGGAATTCAATCAGTTTCGCGCCCTGTACCGTTGGCGGCTGTGGATCGGCAGCGCCGTGTTTCTGATAGCGGGAACATGGTTGGTGGCCGATGTGGTGCTGACGCTGGCGGTGGGCTGGGGCACGCTGAACGGCTCGCCCTTCCGGCTGGAAAGCAGCGTGGTCATCGCCTTTTTGACGACCAGCACAGCCACGGTCATCGGTCTGTTTTTGGTCTTCCTGCGCTGGCTGTATCCGCAGGGGCCAGAGCGGAGTAACGAGCGCCCAGAACCGAGAGACGAACCGAAAGGGACTGACAGGGCGGGCTGAAGCTAGAGCAGTTTCTCGCCCAAGACTTCAGCCAGCACCCGACGTGCTTCTGCCGCCTTTATCTCATCACTCAAACGGTATTCGGCCAGCGTAATCAACGCTTTCCAGAGTGCCCAGCCTCGGCCCCTTGCCCAAGTCCCCTCATCCAGTGGCAAGGCAGCGCGGAAAGCCTCGCAGCTCTGGCCCGAAAACAGCGTCCAGGCGATGCTGAGGTCACAGGCGGGATCGCCCACGCCTGCACAGCCGAAGTCGATGACGGCGCTCAGGCAGTCCCCCTGCACCAACAGATTTCCGGCGGCCACATCGCCATGAAACCAGACAGGCGGGCCGTGCCAGGTGGCAGACAGGGCCGTGTCCCAAACCTCTAGCGCGGCCTGTGCCTCAATCTCGCCACCCAAATCGGCTATGGCCTGCCGGGTTCCGCTGTCGTAGGTGGTCAGCGGCCCGCCCCGAAAGAAGTTCTGCACACCGGGCGGCGGGCCACCATTGGCGTCTATGCCTTGCAGAGCGGCCAAAAAGTCAGCCAACGCCTTTGCAAACGCAGTCAAATCGTGGGGCGGATTCTGGAGCGCACTCTCCCCTTCTAACCAGCCATACACCGACCAGGGCCACGGGTAACCCTCGGCAGGCCCACCCAGGGCCAGCGGCGCGGGAATCGGCAGCGGCAGCAGCGGAGCCAACAACGGCAGCCAACGGTGTTCCTTGGCGACTTGAGGCACGTACCCTTCAGCACTCGGCAGGCGCACCAGCATTTCTGACCCCAGATGGAAGGTTCGGTTGTCCCAGCCGCCCCACGCAACACGGGCTACAGGCAAGCTGGCCCACTGGGGAAACTGGCCCGCCACGAGTTGCCGAACCAAAGAAACGGTGATGTCCAAGATGGGGCCAGTGTAGAAGCAGGACGCCAAACCAGCCTCAGCCAGATGGCCTGCCGCAGATAGACCTGCCCCGAACTCACCCAAGTTCTTAGACCCGCACGATGTACGCCGAGTCGATCACGTCAAGATCACGGATGGCCTGCAACTGCTCCGGGTTCAGGCCGTCGTCCAGCGTCAGGGTAAACAGCGCCTCGCCCCCTTTTTGGGCGCGGCCCAGCGCCATGCCTGCAATGTTGACGCCCCAGGTGCCCAACAGGTTGCTGAGTTTGGCGACTGCGCCGGGCTTGTCCTGGTTGCTGGCGATCAGAATAAAGCCCTGTGGTTCCAGTTCCACGCGGTAATCCCGCAGGCGCGTCAGTCGGGGGCTGCGGCCAAAGACCGTGCCGCCCACCGTACGGGTGCGCTCTTTTTCTTCGCCTCCACCGCTGAACACCTTTACGATCACTTCGGTCTGGTAGTCGGGGCTGTCGGCCACTTCGCGGATCGCCACGTTCAGGCCGCGTTCTTTGGCGAGGGCTCGGGCATTGATCATGTTGGGCAATTCGTCGGTGCTGCCGCTCAGATAGCCCACCAGCACCGCCGTCACCACCGGGACAGGGTCTGCCGGGAATTCGCCCTGAAAAGTCACTTCTATATTGTGTGCGCCGGGCAGCAGTTGCGCCAAGATGCGGCCCAGTTTGCCGCCCAAATCCAGATGCCCGCCCAACAGTTCCAGCGTTTTGGCGTCCAGCGCGGGGGCGTTCACGGCTCCCTTGCTCACGTCGCCGTGCAGGGCGGCCAGTACGCGGGCCACGATTTCCGCGCCCACTCGCTCCTGTGCCTCACGGGTATTTGCGCCCAGGTGCGCGGTAATGCCCAAATTGGGGGCCGACAGAAAGATGTGGTCGGGGGTGGGCGGCTCGTCTACGAACACATCCACGCCCGCGCCGAACAGGTGGCCGGAATGCAGAGCATCTACGAGTGCCTGCTCCTCGATAATGCCGCCGCGTGCCGCATTCACCACGATGGAATCGGGACGCATGAGGGCCAGTTCGCGTGCGCCGACCATGCCAGTGGTTTCGTCGGTCAGGGGGGTATGCACGGTCAGAAAGTCCACCTGCGGCAACAGTTCATCCAGCGTGGCGGCCCGCTTCACGCCCAGACGTTCAAATTTGCTGTCGGGCACGTAGGGATCGAAGGCCACCACATTCAGGCGTAACCCTTGTGCCCGGTCAGCCACGATGGAGCCGATGCGCCCCAGGCCCACGATCCCCAGCGTGCGGTCTTTGAGTTCCAGTCCCAGAAATTTGCGATCCCACACGCCCTGCCGGGTCTTGCTGTCGCTGCGGGTCAGGCCACGCGCGGCGGCCATCAGGTGCATGATCGCCAGTTCTGCGGCGCTCACGTTGTTGCTTTCGGGCGCATTCAGCACCAGCAACCCGCGCAAGCTGGCGTAATCCAGATCAATGTTGTCTACGCCCACGCCGCCGCGTCCGATCACTTTCAGGCGCGGGCCAGCGGCGTCGATCAGTTCGCGGTCTACTTTGGTACGGCTGCGGGTAATCAGCGCGTCGTATTCGGGCAGGAGGCGCAGGATTTCTTCACGCGGCATATTGCCTTCATAATCAAGCTCAAAGCCGCTGTGCACGAGGTTTCCAGGGTTCATCTCGTCGCAGATCAATACGCGCAGTGGCGTGACGGGCACAGCGGGAGCAGTGGGCAGGGGCGCAGTCATCCTGTCAGGGTAAGCGTCTGGGCGGCTGTGTGCAGGCAGATGGCTAGGGCAAGCGTAGGTTTCTCTGCACTCCATTAGTCTCATGAAGCCTTCATGGGTGTGCCGGGGGATAGCTATTGGTTTTAGGCGACCCTAAACTCCGGGTCATGTCTGTGCCGCCCAGTTCTCAGGCCTCGGCCCCGGATCCACCGCCTTCTACCCTGGACAGCCGCATGACCGCCCGCGCCACCGAGATTTTGGGCAAGCGCGGTGGGCGGCGCGGCGTGGCCGGAATCCTGCCGTTTATGGGGCCAGCCATCATCGCCTCTATTGCCTACATGGATCCGGGCAACTTTGCCACCAACATTCAGGGCGGGGCACAGTTTGGCTACGCGCTGCTGTGGGTCATTCTGGCCGCCAACCTGATGGCGATGCTGATTCAGAACCTCAGCGCCAAACTGGGCATCGCCACCGGAAAAAACCTGCCCGAACTGATCCGCGAACGCTGGCCCCGCCCGCTGGTGTGGGTGTACTGGGTGCAGGCCGAAATCGTGGCAATGGCCACCGATCTGGCCGAATTTCTGGGCGCGGCGCTCGCCATTCACCTGCTGACTGGCCTGCCCATGATCTGGGGTGCGGCGATTACAGGCGTCATCACGTTCTGGCTGCTGACCCTGCAAAACAAGGGCTTCCGCCCGCTGGAGATCGCCATTGGCGGCTTCGTGCTGGTCATCGGCGTGGCGTACCTGGTGCAACTGCTGATTGCCCGTCCGGAACTGGCGGCGCTGGGCGGCTTTATTCCCAGTTTCCAGGGACAGGCCAGCGTGTATCTGGCAGTGGGGATTATAGGTGCAACGGTCATGCCACACGTCATTTATCTGCATTCCGCACTCACTCAGGGGCGCGTGCCCACCGCCAACGACGCCGAAAAGTTGCGCCTGTCGAGGCTGAACCGGATAGACGTGCTGGTGGGGCTGGGATTTGCGGGCCTGATCAACATGAGCATGCTGGCCGTGGCCGCCGCCACCTTTTTTGGCAAGGGCATCGAGGACGCCGGGAACCTGGAAACCGCCTACCGCACGCTGACGCCCCTGCTGGGGCCAGCCGCCGCCGTGGCCTTTGCGGTGGCCCTGTTGGCCAGCGGCCTCAGCAGCAGCGCGGTGGGGACGATGGCGGGTCAGGTCATCATGCAGGGCTTCGTGAGTTTCAGCATTCCGCTGTGGCTGCGGCGCACCATCACGATGGCCCCGGCCTTTGCCATCATTCTGGCCGGGCTGGACACGACCAGCGTGCTGGTGCTGTCGCAGGTGATCCTCAGCTTTGGTGTGCCGTTTGCGCTGGTGCCGCTGCTGATGTTTGCCGCCAACCGGGGCGTGATGGGCGTACTGGTCAGCCGCCCGATCATCACGGCGCTGGGTTGGTGCTTTGCCGCCATCATCATTGGCCTGAACGGGTTTTTGCTGTGGGGAGCGTTTACGGGCTAGCAACGCCCTTCAGACTCACATCCTGAGCCAACGCCACAGCCAATTTTCCCCGGTACACTTTGGCGCTGATTTCATGCACGCCGAGGCGGGCGAGATGTGGATTTTGAATCTGGGCATCGAACAGAGAAAAACCCTGCCTGTGCAGATGCCCCGCCAACTCCACCAGCGCAACTTTACTGGCATTGGTGACGCGGTGAAATTTACTTTCGGCAATAAACGCGCCGCCCAGGGCCAGGCC from Deinococcus sp. QL22 encodes:
- a CDS encoding endonuclease V; the protein is MRLLACVDVDYREDGSARTAALLFQHWSDELETELRLHTVPLAAPYEPGAFYKRELPCLLPVLEPLAPELAAIVIDGYVTLDAEGSPGLGWHLFQALGGAVPVIGVAKTAFRGSAHAQAVQRGSALRPLYVTAAGIDVLDAAEHLRQMAGPYRMPTLLGRVDRACRAAV
- the trpD gene encoding anthranilate phosphoribosyltransferase, whose protein sequence is MIHTRLMNSEQLTQEEAAGFMREVMAGDVSGVRLAAALAALRVRGETPAEIAGFAQAMRESAVRVNVTPREVLLDVVGTGGDGAHTFNISTTTAFVVAGAGVPVAKHGNRAASSRAGSADVLESLGVNLDAGPDLIAEAVNTLGVGFMFARNYHPALRHAAPVRADLAARTVFNILGPLSNPAGATHLVVGVYSPALTRPMAEVLRLLGTKGAMIVNGSGLDEFTVSGPNTLTTLHGGELTDSVLHPEEVGVSLHPKEAIVGGNPAENAEITRALLTGGGTPAQRDIVALNSGAALCVAGRVGSIREGVVQARAVMAGGQAWELLQRYAALTRREALA
- a CDS encoding KamA family radical SAM protein, whose product is MPSPHTLHPQATTRSQMMLPRNHRAPKWADVPDEQWYDWKWQLKNRINTVAELEEVIRLTESERIGASAEGIFRLDITPYFASLMDAEDPTCPVRRQVIPTHHELEPFMSMMEDSLAEDKHSPVPGLVHRYPDRVLMLVTTQCASYCRYCTRSRIVGDPTETFNPAEYEAQLNYLRNTPQVRDVLLSGGDPLTLAPKVLGRLLAELRKIEHIEIIRIGTRVPVFMPMRVTQELCDVLSENHPVWMNIHVNHPREITPEVADACDRLTRAGVPLGNQSVLLRGVNDHAVIMQKLLRELVKIRVRPYYIYQCDLVHGAGHLRTTVSKGLEIMESLRGHTSGYSIPTYVVDAPGGGGKIPVAPNYVLSHSPDKLILRNFEGYIAAYSEPNDYTGPDMAVPPEWQRKEPGQSGIYGLMEGERISIEPKEFAESRHRPGSTQHRLNSREDKWAAHGIGVEVSVTDTAPDGMIQVPVSGD
- the trpE gene encoding anthranilate synthase component I → MTAPSVSAPRTALNVAVRELNADLDTPVTAYLKVAQGERVSFLLESVEAGEKLGRYSFIGVGESGRFEYHAGQVKSTGAFGDYEGAEADPLARLYNSVTRPVAIPAGLPALIGGAVGYASYDIVRAYERLPDTNPDELHVPDALFIAPRGMVIYDHLRHRLLAVATAEAQEDAEAQADALSVKLRGPMPAEIPGTEPTQAPQFSSNFTPQGYMDAVEQALEYIRAGDIFQVVPSQRFSADLTVHPFALYRALRRVNPSPYLGYLALGDVTLVASSPESLLRSDGQTIITRPIAGTRVRGQTDEQDAALADELLADEKERAEHLMLVDLGRNDIGRVSNYGTVRVQDAFSIEKYSHVMHIVSTVTGQLREGQTPLNALASVLPMGTVSGAPKIRAMQIIDELEPTRRGPYGGSFGYIAFDGSLDMALTLRTMVIAGGKVHIQAGAGIVADSDPASEEQETRSKAAALMRAVEMAAGGL
- a CDS encoding aminodeoxychorismate/anthranilate synthase component II, yielding MRVLLIDNYDSFTYNLVQYFGELGCHLTVWRNDEFTLEQVRSLNPDAIVVSPGPCTPLEAGLSVNVIRELGPSVPMLGVCLGHQSIGEAFGATVGRAILPVHGKTSPVQHDGSGLFAGLENGVTVTRYHSLVVRDLPPELVATAWTEDPEEQIVMALRHRDYPVYGVQFHPESIATEGGMAMLGNFLDVVREHRAAKVGA
- a CDS encoding Lrp/AsnC family transcriptional regulator, whose product is MKHSGGSLDPLDHRILGELQTDSRLSMRELGRRVGLSAPAVTERVRRLEDAEIILGYGIRVAPKPLGRTITAFIGVQDSGRNDPTLVRWATRSDSVLECHSVTGDNSCILKVAVPDVGALETMLGELIQMGFTCDTSIVLSTPLEGKLMLPPK